In a single window of the Globicephala melas chromosome 10, mGloMel1.2, whole genome shotgun sequence genome:
- the AMDHD1 gene encoding probable imidazolonepropionase: protein MADGHRLLLENARQVVLVCARGERFLARDALRSLAVLEGASLVVGTDGFIKAIGPADAIQKQFSEETFQERIDCSGKCILPGLVDAHTHPVWAGERVHEFAMKLAGATYMDIHQAGGGINFTVERTRQASEEELFSSFQQRLGCMMRAGTTLVECKSGYGLSLETELKMLRVIERARRELDISISATYCGAHSVPKGKTATEAADDIINNHLPKLKELGRNGEIRIDNIDVFCEKGVFDLDSTRRILQSGKDIGLQINFHGDELHPMKAAELGVELGAQAISHLEEVSDEGIAAMAAARCSAVLLPTTAYMLRLKQPRARKMLDEGVIVALGSDFNPNAYCFAMPMVMHLACVNMRMSMPEALAAATINAAYALGKSHTHGSLEVGKRGDLIIINSSRWEHLIYQFGGHHELIDYVIAKGKVIYKK, encoded by the exons ATGGCGGACGGCCACCGCCTCCTGCTGGAGAACGCGCGGCAAGTGGTGCTGGTGTGCGCCCGCGGCGAGCGCTTCCTGGCGCGGGACGCGCTGCGCAGCCTGGCGGTGCTGGAGGGCGCCAGCCTGGTGGTGGGCAC agatgGGTTCATAAAAGCCATCGGTCCTGCTGATGCTATCCAAAAACAGTTTTCAGAAGAAACATTTCAAGAAAGAATTGACTGTTCCGGGAAATGCATCTTGCCAG GTTTAGTGGATGCACACACACATCCAGTATGGGCTGGTGAAAGAGTTCATGAGTTTGCGATGAAG TTGGCAGGAGCCACATACATGGATATCCACCAGGCTGGAGGAGGGATCAACTTCACGGTGGAGCGCACGCGCCAGGCCTCGGAGGAGGAGCTGTTCAGTTCCTTCCAGCAGCGGCTTGGGTGCATGATGAGGGCGGGGACAACGCTGGTGGAGTGCAAGAGCGGATACGGCCTCAGCCTGGAGACGGAGCTCAAGATGCTACGCGTGATTGAGCGCGCCCGGCGGGAGCTGGACATCAGCATCTCAGCCACTTACTGCGGGGCTCACTCGGTGCCAAA AGGAAAAACTGCTACTGAAGCCGCTGATGACATCATCAATAACCACCTCCCAAAGCTGAAGGAACTTGGCAGAAATGGGGAAATACGCATTGACAATATAGATGTGTTCTGTGAGAAGGGCGTCTTTGATCTCGATTCCACCAGAAGGATTCTTCAAAGTGGGAAAGATATAGGGTTACAGATTAACTTCCATGGGGATGAACTCCACCCAATGAAGGCTGCTGAG CTCGGGGTGGAACTGGGAGCCCAGGCAATCAGTCACCTGGAAGAAGTGAGTGATGAAGGCATTGCTGCCATGGCAGCGGCCAGGTGCTCTGCTGTCCTCCTGCCCACCACGGCCTACATGCTGAG ACTGAAGCAGCCTCGAGCCAGGAAAATGTTAGATGAAGGGGTAATAGTCGCTCTGGGCAGTGATTTCAACCCTAATGCGTATTGTTTTGCaatg CCGATGGTCATGCATCTGGCCTGTGTGAACATGAGAATGTCCATGCCCGAGGCCTTGGCCGCTGCCACCATCAATGCCGCTTATGCCCTGGGAAAATCTCACACTCATGGATCTTTGGAAGTAGGCAAACGGGGAGATCTCATTATCATCAATTCATCCAG ATGGGAGCATTTGATTTACCAGTTTGGAGGCCATCACGAATTAATTGATTATGTTATAGCTAAAGGAAAAGTCATCTATAAAAAATGA